The following coding sequences lie in one Phragmites australis chromosome 8, lpPhrAust1.1, whole genome shotgun sequence genomic window:
- the LOC133927541 gene encoding uncharacterized protein LOC133927541, which yields MGIQRSELKAGVVPFHGITPNSSTMPLSQIKLPVTFGTPDNFCTEKLTFDVADFKTAYNVILSRPMLGKFMTVIHYAYQALKILGPNGAITVKGDQRAAVRCEKQSLDIVEHFSRVAIATKDANSKAARYCRGQRLQARKSG from the coding sequence ATGGGAATCCAAAGGTCAGAGCTTAAGGCTGGAGTCGtgcctttccacggcataactcccaactcatcaaCCATGCCTCTCAGCCAAATCAAGCTGCcggtcacgtttggcacgcccGACAACTTCTGCACAGAAAAGTTGACCTTTGATGTCGCAGACTTCAAGAcggcgtacaatgtgatcctaagccgcccaatgctgggcaagttcatgacAGTGattcactatgcctaccaagcACTCAAGATCCTGGGTCCCAATGGGGCCATTACGGTTAAAGGAGATCAGCGCGCAGCAGTCAGATGCGagaagcaaagcctggatataGTTGAACACTTTAGTCGAGTGGCCATCGCTACTAAGGACGCAAATTCTAAGGCAGCAAGGTATTGTCGAGGCCAAAGActccaggctcgtaagtctGGCTAG
- the LOC133925783 gene encoding uncharacterized protein LOC133925783 produces MPRNLFLLLVQLRQQVVKLRPAVMYRRLFAWLLVLVVLVLVCSCAATVCSSRTLDAGGDARKLWTAGGGGVATAGRGSRVGRKVWNRRSLGDRSSWLPPSPLSNRATAMPAPPPPWV; encoded by the exons ATGCCGCGGAATCTATTCCTCCTCCTCGTTCAGCTCAGGCAGCAGGTTGTCAAGCTCCGCCCCGCCGTCATGTATCGCAGGCTCTTCGCTTGGctgctcgtcctcgtcgtcctcgtcctcgtctgTTCTTGCGCTGCCACAGTCTGCTCCTCGCGAACTCTTG ATGCGGGCGGTGATGCGAGGAAGCTATGgaccgccggcggcggcggcgttgcgACTGCCGGCAGGGGTTCCCGCGTCGGGAGGAAGGTTTGGAACAGGCGGTCCTTGGGTGACAGGTCGTCGTggctgccgccgtcgccgctgtcGAACAGGGCCACGGCGATGCCCGCGCCCCCGCCGCCGTGGGTGTGA